In Paraburkholderia phenazinium, the following are encoded in one genomic region:
- the gmhB gene encoding D-glycero-beta-D-manno-heptose 1,7-bisphosphate 7-phosphatase translates to MPTPPKKVVVLDRDGVINVDSDAFIKSPDEWVALPGSLEAIARLNQAGYRVAIATNQSGIGRGLFDMNALNAMHLKMHRMVAAVGGRIDAVFFCPHTAEDHCECRKPKPGMLKMIVERFEADPYKTPLVGDSLRDLQAGAALGFPAHLVLTGKGRKTLAAGGLPEGTKVHDDLRAFALDFLSTEQD, encoded by the coding sequence ATGCCGACACCTCCCAAAAAAGTCGTTGTCCTCGACCGCGACGGCGTGATCAACGTCGACTCCGACGCGTTCATCAAGTCGCCGGACGAGTGGGTCGCGCTGCCCGGCAGTCTCGAGGCGATCGCGCGGCTGAATCAGGCCGGCTATCGCGTCGCGATCGCGACGAACCAGTCGGGCATCGGGCGTGGTCTGTTCGACATGAACGCGCTCAACGCGATGCATCTGAAGATGCACCGCATGGTCGCGGCAGTCGGCGGCCGCATCGACGCCGTGTTCTTCTGCCCGCACACGGCCGAAGATCACTGCGAGTGTCGCAAGCCGAAGCCCGGCATGCTGAAGATGATCGTCGAGCGTTTCGAAGCGGATCCGTACAAGACACCGCTGGTGGGCGACTCGCTGCGCGACCTGCAGGCAGGTGCGGCGCTCGGCTTCCCGGCGCATCTGGTGTTGACCGGCAAGGGCCGCAAGACGCTCGCCGCGGGCGGCCTGCCTGAAGGCACCAAGGTCCACGACGACCTGCGCGCCTTCGCGCTCGACTTTCTCTCCACAGAACAAGATTGA
- a CDS encoding lysophospholipid acyltransferase family protein encodes MRFLRSLLLLIYLVVYTIPYAIACFLAFPFMRAERRYWMAAGWCSSTLAVVRRLNGIDYRIEGFENLPDGPAVLLSKHQSAWETLAFPALMPRPLCYVFKRELLYVPFFGWALGLLKMVHINRKDGKYAFESVIKQGKARMEEGAWVIMFPEGTRTRTGTQGKYKTGGARFAVATGAPVVPIAHNAGRVWPRNSFLKYAGIVTVSIGKPIDTKGLTPDEVNTRVETWIEAEMRRIDPAAYRAADSTPAAARI; translated from the coding sequence ATGCGCTTCCTCCGTTCGCTGTTGCTGCTGATCTACCTGGTGGTCTACACGATCCCCTACGCGATCGCCTGCTTCCTCGCCTTCCCCTTCATGCGCGCCGAACGCCGCTACTGGATGGCGGCCGGCTGGTGTTCATCGACACTCGCGGTGGTGCGCCGGCTCAACGGCATCGACTACCGCATCGAAGGTTTCGAGAATCTGCCTGACGGCCCGGCCGTGCTGCTCTCCAAACACCAATCGGCCTGGGAGACGCTCGCGTTCCCCGCCCTGATGCCGCGGCCGCTGTGCTACGTGTTCAAGCGCGAACTGCTGTACGTGCCGTTTTTCGGCTGGGCGCTCGGCTTGCTGAAGATGGTCCACATCAACCGCAAGGACGGCAAGTACGCGTTCGAATCCGTCATCAAGCAAGGCAAGGCGCGCATGGAAGAAGGCGCCTGGGTCATCATGTTTCCGGAAGGTACCCGCACACGCACCGGCACGCAGGGCAAGTACAAAACCGGCGGCGCGCGCTTCGCCGTGGCCACCGGTGCGCCCGTGGTGCCGATCGCGCACAACGCAGGGCGCGTATGGCCGCGCAACTCGTTTCTCAAATATGCGGGTATAGTCACAGTGTCGATCGGCAAGCCGATCGACACGAAGGGGCTCACACCCGATGAAGTGAACACGCGCGTCGAAACGTGGATCGAAGCCGAGATGCGTCGCATTGATCCTGCCGCCTATCGTGCTGCGGATAGCACGCCCGCCGCCGCCCGAATCTGA
- a CDS encoding M48 family metallopeptidase, with product MQKSPTPQPAAALDSRQLDLPLFAEPAIPPSTPPSSQKPDAARAPDGSKLRSLTLGTQTLHYQLKRSSRRSIGFAIDSSGLMITAPRWVTLADIETAISEKQRWIFTKLIEWQTRVEQRALPRVDWKDGAQVPYLGQPVRVTLGAPRGTLAFDAAQAALALPLPLQADPQQIKDRVQGWLQGEAKRLFGERLAIYAEKLGVNYRAYALSSAATRWGSCSSDGKIRLNWRLIHFPLSIIDYVVAHELAHLREMNHSPRFWQTVESIFPEFREARQTLKHHPPELLPTL from the coding sequence ATGCAGAAGTCTCCTACGCCGCAGCCCGCTGCGGCGCTCGATAGCCGGCAACTCGATCTGCCGCTCTTCGCCGAGCCGGCAATCCCGCCGTCCACGCCGCCTTCATCGCAGAAGCCGGACGCGGCCCGCGCGCCCGACGGCTCGAAATTGCGCAGCCTGACGCTCGGCACGCAAACCCTTCATTACCAGCTCAAACGTTCGTCACGCCGCTCGATCGGTTTTGCGATCGACAGCAGCGGGCTGATGATCACCGCACCACGTTGGGTCACGCTGGCGGACATCGAGACCGCCATCAGCGAGAAGCAGCGCTGGATCTTCACGAAGCTGATCGAATGGCAAACCCGTGTCGAGCAGCGCGCGCTGCCGCGCGTCGACTGGAAGGACGGCGCCCAGGTGCCGTATCTCGGCCAGCCGGTCCGCGTCACACTGGGCGCGCCGCGCGGCACGCTCGCGTTCGATGCCGCACAAGCCGCACTCGCCCTGCCGTTGCCGCTGCAAGCCGATCCGCAGCAGATCAAGGATCGCGTGCAGGGTTGGCTGCAAGGCGAAGCCAAGCGCCTGTTCGGTGAGCGCCTAGCGATTTACGCGGAGAAGCTGGGGGTGAATTATCGCGCCTATGCGCTGTCGTCAGCGGCCACGCGTTGGGGCAGTTGTTCGAGCGACGGCAAGATCCGCCTCAACTGGCGGCTGATTCACTTCCCGCTGTCGATCATCGATTACGTCGTCGCGCACGAACTCGCACATCTGCGCGAGATGAATCACAGCCCGCGTTTCTGGCAGACGGTCGAATCGATCTTTCCGGAATTCCGCGAAGCGCGGCAGACGCTCAAGCATCATCCGCCCGAGTTGTTGCCGACCTTGTGA
- a CDS encoding DUF4440 domain-containing protein — protein sequence MSDANPYFEEIQAVNAEVEAWYSGAAQAGALDRLMAHFAPHFSMILPNGGTLDWPTLREIFAQHGGQRPDFAIQITDSTIVTQYPGGAVVTYHERQSDGEARRNLRRSTAVLEMDAHGKVQWRHLQETFCTE from the coding sequence ATGAGTGACGCGAATCCCTACTTCGAAGAAATCCAGGCCGTCAACGCCGAGGTTGAGGCGTGGTACAGCGGCGCGGCGCAAGCGGGTGCGCTCGATCGTTTGATGGCGCATTTTGCGCCGCATTTCTCGATGATCCTGCCGAACGGTGGAACGCTGGACTGGCCGACGCTGCGCGAGATTTTCGCGCAGCATGGCGGGCAGCGGCCGGACTTCGCCATCCAGATCACCGACAGCACAATCGTTACGCAGTATCCGGGCGGCGCGGTCGTGACGTATCACGAACGGCAGTCGGACGGTGAGGCGCGTCGCAATCTGCGGCGCTCCACTGCGGTGCTGGAAATGGACGCGCACGGCAAGGTGCAGTGGCGGCATCTGCAGGAAACCTTCTGCACGGAGTGA
- the gloA gene encoding lactoylglutathione lyase, with the protein MRLLHTMLRVGNLDRSIKFYTELLGMKLLRRHDYPEGKFTLAFVGYEDESDGTVLELTHNWDTESYDLGTGFGHLAVEVEDAYAACDKIKAQGGTVVREAGPMKHGTTVIAFVTDPDGYKIEFIQKKK; encoded by the coding sequence ATGCGCCTTCTACACACCATGCTCCGGGTGGGCAACCTGGACCGTTCCATCAAGTTCTACACCGAATTGCTCGGCATGAAATTGCTGCGCCGCCACGACTATCCGGAAGGCAAGTTCACGCTGGCCTTCGTCGGCTATGAGGACGAGAGCGACGGCACCGTCCTCGAACTCACGCACAACTGGGACACCGAATCGTACGATCTCGGCACCGGCTTCGGCCACCTTGCCGTGGAGGTCGAAGACGCCTACGCCGCCTGCGACAAGATCAAGGCGCAAGGCGGTACGGTTGTACGCGAGGCAGGTCCGATGAAGCACGGCACCACCGTGATCGCGTTCGTGACCGATCCGGACGGCTACAAGATCGAATTCATCCAGAAGAAAAAATAA
- a CDS encoding long-chain-fatty-acid--CoA ligase yields the protein MEKIWLKSYPPGVPTEIDTTQIGSVADLLERSFREHAAARAFVCMGRELSYAELDGQSRYLAGWFQAQGLARGTRIAVMLPNLLQYPVAIAGILRAGYVVVNVNPLYTPRELEHQLNDSGAEAIVILDTFTAALQAVQARTAVRHVVVTSIDEMMGAVLCLADDPAVGEGASPSPSRVSLADAFVRGAEAGFTPVRIAADEVAVLQYTGGTTGVSKGATLLHRNLVANIVQSEVWREPAYRHRSDIGQYITAVALPLYHIFGLTVCALLTMRCGGMGVLIPNPRDISGMIETLRGYAINSFPGVNTMYNALLNDPAFATLDFSKLVQSTGGGMAVQQAVAQRWQAATGVPIVEGYGLSETSPCATTNLPTATSFSGTVGLPLPSTEISIRDDAGNELPLGQPGEICIRGPQVMAGYWNRPDETARAMTPDGFFKSGDVGVMDEAGFVKIVDRKKDMILVSGFNVYPNEIEDVVARHPGVFEVVAVGVPDELAGEVVKLFIVKRDPDLTETDIFAFCKEQLTGYKRPRFIAFRTELPKTNVGKILRRMLRDEARKST from the coding sequence ATGGAAAAGATCTGGTTGAAGTCCTATCCGCCTGGCGTGCCGACGGAGATCGATACGACGCAAATCGGCTCCGTCGCGGATCTGCTCGAGCGCAGCTTTCGCGAGCACGCGGCGGCCCGCGCTTTCGTCTGCATGGGGCGTGAGCTGAGCTACGCGGAACTCGACGGCCAGTCGCGCTACCTCGCGGGCTGGTTTCAGGCGCAGGGTCTCGCGCGCGGCACGCGGATTGCCGTGATGCTGCCGAACCTGCTGCAGTATCCGGTGGCGATCGCGGGGATTCTGCGCGCGGGTTATGTCGTGGTGAACGTGAATCCGCTTTACACGCCGCGCGAACTCGAACATCAGTTGAACGATAGCGGGGCCGAGGCGATTGTCATACTCGACACGTTCACGGCCGCTTTGCAAGCCGTGCAGGCGCGTACGGCAGTGCGGCATGTGGTGGTGACATCGATTGACGAGATGATGGGGGCGGTGCTATGTCTTGCTGACGACCCGGCGGTCGGCGAAGGCGCGTCGCCCTCGCCCTCTCGCGTGAGCCTGGCCGACGCCTTCGTTCGCGGCGCCGAAGCGGGCTTCACGCCGGTGCGGATCGCCGCTGACGAGGTCGCCGTGCTGCAGTACACGGGCGGCACGACAGGCGTGTCGAAGGGCGCGACATTGCTGCATCGCAATCTGGTTGCCAACATCGTGCAATCCGAGGTGTGGCGCGAGCCGGCTTACCGTCATCGCAGCGATATCGGCCAGTACATCACCGCTGTCGCGCTGCCGCTGTACCACATCTTCGGCTTGACCGTCTGTGCCTTGCTGACGATGCGTTGCGGTGGCATGGGTGTCCTGATTCCGAATCCGCGCGACATCTCCGGCATGATCGAGACGCTGCGCGGCTACGCGATCAATTCGTTTCCCGGCGTGAACACGATGTACAACGCGCTGCTCAACGACCCGGCGTTTGCCACCCTCGACTTCTCGAAGCTGGTGCAGAGCACGGGTGGTGGCATGGCGGTGCAGCAAGCGGTCGCGCAACGCTGGCAAGCGGCGACGGGTGTGCCGATTGTCGAAGGGTACGGGCTGTCGGAGACCTCGCCATGCGCCACCACCAACCTGCCCACGGCCACGTCGTTCAGCGGCACGGTCGGCTTGCCGCTGCCGTCCACGGAGATATCGATTCGCGACGACGCCGGCAACGAGTTGCCGCTCGGCCAGCCCGGTGAAATCTGCATTCGCGGTCCGCAGGTGATGGCCGGCTACTGGAATCGCCCCGACGAAACCGCGCGCGCCATGACGCCGGATGGCTTCTTCAAATCGGGCGACGTCGGGGTGATGGACGAAGCCGGCTTCGTGAAGATCGTCGATCGCAAGAAGGACATGATTCTGGTGTCGGGCTTCAACGTCTACCCGAATGAGATCGAGGACGTGGTGGCCAGACATCCGGGCGTGTTCGAAGTGGTTGCGGTCGGTGTGCCGGACGAACTGGCGGGCGAAGTGGTCAAGCTCTTCATCGTCAAGCGCGATCCAGATCTGACTGAAACGGACATTTTCGCTTTCTGCAAGGAACAGCTCACCGGTTACAAGCGGCCCAGGTTCATTGCGTTTCGCACGGAGTTGCCGAAGACCAACGTCGGCAAGATCTTGCGGCGCATGTTGCGCGACGAGGCGCGCAAATCCACCTGA
- a CDS encoding alkyl sulfatase dimerization domain-containing protein: MTRCCPATVRNPAFDAPHVGEPLDVAFDAGVNLAFAIAAPTVPPRLTEHSRRMAQRIYRVAERVYCAVGYAIANIIFVVGDDGIVVVDATEAVSAAKRIYEDFCAIDPRHAGLPVKAVVYTHNHTDHTGGVRAFVDEAALEAGRVEIIAHRTLMDTVINNANLVAPILATRSAYSFGTLLPAGATGKVNAGIGPVLIAEPASFFAPTRVFDDALDIELAGVRFQFRYAPSEADDEIVMWLPDLGVLLSAEVIQGECLANVHTLRGTRYRDPVRWYQTIDMMRGFGAVHMVPAHGRPVSGATAVAEVLTVYRDAIQFIHDQTIRHMNFGMTPDELAEAIPALPPHLAQHAWLGEYYGTVKHSVRQVYSGQLGWFDGDPASLDPLPRGERARRTVEMMGGTDTVRAAARVALGDGDWRWAAELATLLVRLDIDDADARSIKAEALRELGYRTENTNWRNWYLSAARELERAYEDLPFAGSASLASTDVLRAQPLRNVFQRFSVCIDPARCADLHATLVFRIADRDEAYALELRRGVLQVHERAPATADLQLALDTATLYGLLRDIAAQLPAGLESGAIALERGTREQLRAFFDSFDRPARRMPALAGR; encoded by the coding sequence ATGACCCGTTGTTGCCCCGCGACTGTTCGCAATCCTGCCTTCGATGCGCCGCATGTCGGCGAGCCGCTTGACGTCGCCTTCGATGCCGGCGTCAATCTCGCCTTCGCGATTGCCGCGCCGACGGTGCCGCCGCGTCTCACGGAACACTCGCGCCGGATGGCGCAGCGCATCTACCGCGTGGCCGAACGGGTGTATTGCGCGGTGGGCTACGCGATCGCGAACATCATCTTCGTGGTCGGCGACGACGGCATCGTGGTGGTGGATGCAACGGAAGCGGTGTCGGCGGCGAAGCGCATCTACGAAGACTTTTGTGCGATCGATCCGCGTCACGCCGGATTGCCGGTGAAGGCAGTGGTCTACACGCATAACCACACGGATCACACCGGCGGCGTGCGCGCTTTCGTCGACGAAGCCGCGCTCGAAGCGGGGCGGGTCGAGATCATCGCCCACCGCACGCTGATGGACACCGTGATCAACAACGCCAACCTGGTCGCGCCGATTCTCGCCACCCGTTCCGCGTACAGCTTCGGTACGCTGCTGCCCGCCGGCGCGACCGGCAAGGTCAACGCCGGGATCGGGCCGGTGCTGATCGCCGAGCCGGCGAGCTTCTTCGCGCCCACGCGTGTGTTCGACGACGCGCTCGATATCGAATTGGCCGGCGTGCGCTTCCAGTTCCGCTACGCGCCGTCCGAAGCGGACGACGAGATCGTGATGTGGCTGCCGGATCTCGGTGTGCTGCTGTCGGCGGAAGTGATCCAGGGCGAGTGTCTCGCGAACGTCCATACGCTGCGTGGCACGCGCTATCGCGATCCGGTGCGCTGGTACCAGACCATCGACATGATGCGCGGCTTCGGCGCCGTCCACATGGTGCCGGCGCACGGCCGGCCGGTGTCGGGCGCCACGGCGGTCGCGGAGGTGCTGACGGTGTATCGCGACGCTATCCAGTTCATCCACGATCAGACGATTCGCCACATGAACTTCGGCATGACGCCGGACGAACTCGCGGAAGCGATTCCCGCCTTGCCGCCGCATCTCGCGCAGCATGCGTGGCTCGGCGAGTACTACGGTACGGTGAAGCATTCGGTGCGTCAGGTGTATTCGGGGCAACTCGGCTGGTTCGACGGCGATCCGGCCTCGCTCGATCCGTTGCCGCGCGGCGAACGCGCGCGCCGCACGGTCGAGATGATGGGCGGCACGGACACGGTGCGCGCCGCCGCGCGGGTCGCGCTCGGCGATGGCGACTGGCGCTGGGCCGCCGAACTGGCGACGTTGCTGGTGCGGCTCGACATCGACGATGCCGACGCCCGCAGCATCAAGGCCGAGGCGCTGCGCGAACTGGGCTATCGTACGGAGAACACCAACTGGCGCAACTGGTACCTGAGCGCGGCGCGTGAACTCGAACGCGCCTACGAGGATCTACCGTTTGCGGGCAGCGCGAGCCTGGCGTCCACCGACGTGTTGCGCGCCCAGCCGTTGCGCAATGTGTTCCAGCGCTTCAGCGTGTGCATCGATCCGGCCCGCTGCGCCGATCTGCATGCCACACTGGTGTTCCGCATTGCCGATCGCGACGAGGCCTACGCGCTCGAACTGCGCCGCGGCGTGTTGCAGGTCCATGAGCGGGCGCCGGCGACAGCGGATCTGCAACTCGCGCTCGACACGGCAACTTTGTATGGACTGCTGCGCGATATCGCCGCGCAGTTGCCGGCTGGCCTCGAAAGCGGTGCGATTGCGCTGGAACGCGGCACGCGCGAGCAATTGCGTGCATTCTTCGACAGTTTCGACCGGCCGGCGCGGCGCATGCCGGCGCTCGCGGGCCGCTAG
- a CDS encoding TetR/AcrR family transcriptional regulator, producing MTSTPLRKRESSSAIAAPRQTRSQVGLANMLQAGRELIEASGNLDDLSINDIVERAGTSIGAFYRRFDNKDAFFEVVQDRVMAEGLDYVREILVRDPVWRSNDAGALADAVVAFYVLVFRRNRGLYHASLLRSSQLKPSWDAAKEANREVLALLAPRLVDALLAARGAPASQAAALDFEVRASVQMINGLLVNSILNDPGPLSLASRRLRPWLQTAFRRCLGLPGG from the coding sequence ATGACAAGCACGCCTCTTCGCAAGCGCGAATCCTCCTCCGCCATCGCGGCACCGCGTCAGACCCGCAGTCAGGTCGGCCTCGCGAACATGCTGCAAGCCGGGCGTGAGTTGATCGAGGCGAGCGGCAATCTCGACGATCTGTCCATCAACGATATCGTCGAACGCGCGGGCACTTCGATTGGTGCGTTCTACCGCCGCTTCGACAACAAGGATGCCTTTTTCGAGGTGGTGCAGGACCGGGTGATGGCCGAAGGGCTTGACTACGTGCGCGAGATTCTCGTGCGCGATCCGGTGTGGCGCTCCAACGATGCCGGCGCGCTCGCCGACGCTGTGGTGGCCTTCTACGTGCTGGTGTTCCGGCGCAATCGCGGGCTTTATCACGCCTCGCTGCTGCGCTCCTCGCAGCTCAAGCCGAGCTGGGACGCGGCCAAGGAGGCCAATCGCGAAGTGCTGGCGCTGCTCGCGCCGCGCCTCGTCGATGCCCTGCTTGCGGCGCGCGGTGCGCCCGCTTCGCAAGCGGCGGCGCTCGACTTCGAAGTGCGCGCGTCGGTCCAGATGATCAATGGCCTGCTGGTGAACAGCATCCTCAACGATCCGGGGCCGTTGTCGCTCGCGAGCCGCCGCTTGCGTCCGTGGCTGCAGACGGCATTTCGCCGCTGCCTCGGGCTGCCCGGCGGCTGA
- a CDS encoding LysR family transcriptional regulator, translating to MHEINSRRLTHLIALAEEGSFARAAERVHLSQPALSRSIQALEDELGMKLFDRAARGVAMTAAGRLLVERARRVLFETRCLFRDVELLKAHELGEVRIGLGPYPAVVLLPDLLVEFSRRFPKIKVSIELGEGDALIGKLRAEQIDFLVTDRRVPPVTPDVTLQRLPRHDGAWFARPGHPLLARGAVPLAALRDFPLVSVTLPAFMKDALHRLLKYRAHEQIPLQVECNDVAVLKDVVAQTDAVLFATGSSVRRDLEMRRLARIPLTNPPKLSLEFALVYLAERTPSPAASSALALTEQIMAEANRAAQHLLHADAPIQDLP from the coding sequence ATGCATGAGATCAATTCACGCCGACTCACCCACCTGATTGCGCTGGCGGAAGAGGGCAGCTTCGCGCGCGCCGCTGAGCGTGTCCATCTGAGCCAGCCCGCGCTTAGCCGCAGCATTCAGGCGCTGGAAGACGAACTGGGCATGAAGCTGTTCGACCGCGCCGCGCGCGGCGTGGCGATGACCGCGGCCGGGCGGCTGCTGGTCGAGCGGGCGCGCCGTGTGCTGTTCGAGACGCGCTGCCTGTTTCGCGACGTCGAACTGCTTAAGGCCCATGAACTTGGCGAGGTGCGCATCGGACTCGGTCCCTATCCGGCGGTCGTGCTGCTGCCCGATCTGCTGGTGGAGTTTTCGCGGCGCTTTCCGAAGATCAAAGTCTCGATCGAACTGGGCGAGGGCGACGCGCTGATCGGCAAGCTGCGCGCGGAGCAGATCGACTTCCTGGTGACGGACCGCCGGGTGCCGCCCGTGACGCCGGATGTCACGCTGCAGCGCTTGCCGCGCCACGACGGCGCGTGGTTTGCACGCCCCGGACACCCGCTGCTGGCACGCGGGGCCGTGCCGCTTGCGGCCTTGCGCGACTTTCCGCTGGTGTCGGTGACGTTGCCCGCGTTCATGAAGGACGCGCTGCATCGCTTGCTGAAATACCGCGCTCACGAGCAGATTCCGTTGCAGGTGGAGTGCAACGACGTCGCCGTACTGAAGGACGTCGTGGCGCAGACGGATGCCGTGTTGTTCGCCACCGGTTCGTCGGTGCGGCGCGATCTCGAGATGCGACGGCTGGCGCGCATCCCGCTGACCAACCCGCCGAAGCTGAGCCTCGAATTCGCGCTCGTGTACCTCGCGGAGCGCACACCGTCGCCCGCGGCCAGTTCGGCGCTGGCGCTGACCGAGCAGATCATGGCCGAGGCCAATCGCGCAGCACAGCACCTGTTGCATGCCGACGCGCCGATTCAGGATTTACCCTGA
- a CDS encoding MFS transporter, with translation MFEAEGSRFAGATATPPVSTVPLERSRSRRWVIVASLFLFMLINFADKAVLGLVAVPMMHDMQLTHAQFGLVGSAFFVLFSLSGIAVGLFADRVSMKWLLAALALTWTCAQLPLAWPSSFAVLLLCRILLGAGEGPASPLALHVVYTWFDDRERNLPTTIVQQGATAGVIVAGPLLTYISQRWHWHATFLTLGVVGAAWTVLWLCVGKTGHRARSVPSLAAAANGQARLRYRTLLSDRTVIGVMLQCFVGYAVIAVGFTWVPAYFRLGLGFPATQAGWLFAAQVATQIPVGIALALFSHRQLKRGVPSRRARGALISTACVASGLAYCVLFLGVPPYVKVALMGLASALAIQTFTFGPMLVAEVAPSGQRGALLAITNSITTTAGLIGPFAMGKLLGAAGDSHAYETGFAVTGALLLAVGVAGFALLDPQRSRRRLDALQ, from the coding sequence ATGTTTGAGGCAGAAGGTTCAAGGTTTGCCGGAGCAACCGCGACGCCCCCCGTTTCCACGGTTCCGCTGGAGCGCTCGCGGTCGCGCCGCTGGGTCATCGTCGCCTCGCTGTTCCTGTTCATGCTGATCAACTTCGCGGACAAGGCCGTCCTCGGTCTCGTCGCAGTCCCGATGATGCACGACATGCAACTGACGCACGCCCAGTTCGGCCTCGTCGGCAGCGCGTTCTTCGTGCTGTTTTCGCTGTCGGGCATCGCGGTGGGCCTGTTCGCCGATCGCGTCAGCATGAAATGGCTGCTGGCTGCGCTTGCATTGACGTGGACTTGCGCGCAGTTGCCGCTCGCGTGGCCGAGTAGTTTCGCAGTCCTGCTGCTTTGCCGCATCCTGCTCGGCGCAGGCGAAGGACCGGCCTCGCCGCTTGCGCTGCACGTGGTCTACACCTGGTTCGACGATCGCGAGCGTAACCTGCCCACCACGATTGTTCAGCAAGGTGCAACGGCGGGGGTGATCGTTGCAGGACCGCTGCTCACCTACATCTCGCAACGCTGGCATTGGCACGCTACGTTCCTCACGCTCGGCGTGGTGGGCGCCGCGTGGACCGTGCTGTGGTTGTGCGTCGGCAAAACCGGGCACCGTGCGCGCAGCGTGCCGTCGCTCGCCGCCGCGGCGAATGGGCAAGCGCGGCTGCGCTATCGGACCCTGCTCTCCGATCGCACCGTGATCGGCGTGATGCTGCAATGCTTCGTAGGCTATGCGGTGATTGCCGTCGGCTTCACCTGGGTGCCGGCGTATTTCCGGCTCGGTCTTGGCTTTCCCGCCACCCAGGCCGGCTGGCTGTTCGCGGCGCAGGTGGCCACGCAGATTCCGGTCGGCATCGCGCTGGCGCTGTTCTCGCATCGCCAGCTCAAACGCGGCGTGCCGTCGCGGCGCGCGCGCGGCGCCCTCATCAGCACCGCCTGTGTGGCAAGCGGCCTGGCTTATTGCGTGCTGTTTCTCGGCGTGCCGCCGTACGTCAAGGTCGCGTTGATGGGACTGGCCAGCGCACTGGCCATCCAGACGTTCACATTCGGGCCGATGCTGGTGGCGGAAGTCGCGCCCTCGGGGCAGCGCGGCGCATTGCTCGCGATCACCAATTCGATCACCACCACGGCCGGACTGATCGGGCCGTTCGCCATGGGCAAGCTGCTCGGCGCGGCCGGCGACAGCCATGCCTACGAGACCGGCTTCGCGGTGACCGGCGCGCTGCTGCTGGCGGTGGGCGTCGCCGGCTTCGCGCTGCTCGATCCGCAACGCTCACGGCGCAGGCTCGATGCGTTGCAGTAA